A region from the Engraulis encrasicolus isolate BLACKSEA-1 chromosome 18, IST_EnEncr_1.0, whole genome shotgun sequence genome encodes:
- the cimip2c gene encoding ciliary microtubule inner protein 2C produces MTSRRNGTLFTHNNAAYLAPALMPGYGGHVPNNKFTYGESYGNVTSRTFQEERLSSMTSSASTSLSGGMFPTTRPVDGHLTTVLPASTRQQELQSFAQLTQRHRDCYRDRTGMCPRVGYFQLPVKESQKPTQNAIDLSVLGSAMEERVRSYQTLPSGIRTSSDDRVTRDVFFERR; encoded by the exons ATGACTTCTCGGAGGAACGGAACTCTCTTCACCCATAACAACGCCGCCTACCTCGCGCCCGCCCTGATGCCCGG CTATGGCGGCCACGTGCCCAACAACAAGTTCACGTACGGGGAGTCGTACGGCAACGTCACCAGCCGGACCTTCCAGGAGGAGCGCCTGTCCTCCATGACCTCCAGCGCCAGCACCAGCCTGAGTGGAGGCATGTTCCCCACCACCCGCCCCGTCGACGGCCACCTGACCACCGTACTGCCCGCCAGCACCCGGCAACAGGAACTCCAGAGCTTTGCCCAG CTGACCCAGAGACACCGCGACTGCTACAGAGACCGCACTGGCATGTGCCCGCGTGTTGGCTACTTCCAGCTGCCAGTTAAAGAGAGCCAGAAACCCACGCAGAACGCCAT TGACTTGAGCGTGTTGGGGTCAGCGATGGAGGAGAGAGTTCGGAGCTACCAGACCCTGCCTTCTGGAATCAGAACATCATCGGATGACCGTGTCACACGGGACGTGTTCTTTGAGCGCAGATGA